CGCCCGCCGCGGCATGCCCCGGACCCTGGAGGGTTTCTTCCTTGCCGGCCGGGCGGTCGGGCCGGTCCTCCTCTTCCTGACTATGGCCGCGACCAACTTCTCGGCCTTCACCGTCTTCGGTTTCTCCGGGGCCGGTTACCGCATCGGCTACGCCTACTACCCGGTGATGGCGTTCGGCACCGGGTTCATGGCCCTCACCTTCATCCTCATCGGCATCCCGCTCTGGCGGGCGGCAAAGGAGCTCGGGGCTGTTACCCCTCCCGAGCTCATCCGCCTCCGATTCCGGAATGCTCCGCTCCACGCCGCCTATCTGTGCGTGATGGTCGTCTTCACGCTTCCCTACCTGGCGCTGCAGCCGATGGGCGCCGGCTACGCGCTCAAAGGTCTGCTCGGCATTCCCTACACCTGGGGCGCGGTTTTGGTGACCATGGTCGGC
The sequence above is a segment of the candidate division WOR-3 bacterium genome. Coding sequences within it:
- a CDS encoding sodium:solute symporter family protein, with translation MSAMPRREPSRPARDGFRFPDARTEERNLTAQLAIISAYLLVLLVLGLLARRGMPRTLEGFFLAGRAVGPVLLFLTMAATNFSAFTVFGFSGAGYRIGYAYYPVMAFGTGFMALTFILIGIPLWRAAKELGAVTPPELIRLRFRNAPLHAAYLCVMVVFTLPYLALQPMGAGYALKGLLGIPYTWGAVLVTMVG